In Raphanus sativus cultivar WK10039 unplaced genomic scaffold, ASM80110v3 Scaffold0135, whole genome shotgun sequence, the genomic window tgaaggaaaaatagtacaacacatactacttactttggtggtcGGCTATATCTCTGAAGCGGAAGCAAATTGGTTGGTTGGATTGGAGATTGATTCTGAACCGAGGTCGAATGTGGAAATGATCAGACCGGTTCGGTTATGGACGATGGAAGAGAACTGAATCGGACCAGTCTGGTCTTGAACCTCTTTGGAGCCGGTTGGATCTTCAATCTTTAACCCGGACATCTCTTGGATCAGTAGCTgtttgaggccttgatcaatcATCTCTTGGATAGCCTTGGTAAAACCATTTCTTAAGTTCCTCGCACCTGACCTGGTAGTCGGACCCTTATGAACTTGGGGAACCTCAGCTTGGGTGACCACAACATCCCCTCCCCCTTGAGAAGGTTCTGTCCTCAgaacttcttcatcatcttcaagatAGGGGGCCAAATCAGAAATATTGAACGTTGGGGACACCTTGAACTCTCCTGGTAGCTCGAGCTTGTAGGCATTGTCGTTGATCTTCTCTAATACCCGGAATGGACCATCACCTCTAGGCGCCAACTTGGATTTTCTTTCTGCAGGAAACCTTTTCGGACGCATGTGAAGCCAGACCCAATTAACCGGTTGAAAGATAACCTCCTTGCGGCCGCGGTTGAGCTTGACCCGGTTCTTCTCAGCCTTAGTCTCAAGGGTTTTCTGAACCTGCTGGTGCATACTCTTGACAAACTCAGCCCTGTCCGCACCGCTTTGATTAACTTGCATGTCCAGTGGCAATGGTTTGAAGTGCCATTATAGTATATCCATCCATCCGGACTTTATGTGATTCCAAACATATCCATCCGGGGCACTAGAGCGAGAAATTTTTAGCCCAAGTATCAAAGGGATATCATCTGGGTGAAAAAAATCATGTAACAACTGTATATCCCACTCCTTGGTATCATTCCTAATAAAGGACTGAACAAGAAGTTGGGGAAGCATGTATACTATGTGATCGGCAGGTCTAGGTGGCCAGGGCACTACATCCGGAACCCAAGACTCACTCCAAACCCTCGTATCTCGACCCGTGCCAATTGTTTTCCGTAATCCCGATATGAGTAGAGGTTTTTCTGTCATAATACTACGCCATCCATTTGATGGTGAGTATATACGCCGATCTTCCAAGGGAGAAGTGCCATTATAGTATCTTCCTCGTAGAACACGAGCTAGTAAGAAGTTGAGATACTGAATTAGTCTCCATAATTGTTTAGCAAAAAGAGCTATGTTGAAGTCATGGAGATCACGGAAACCTAGCCCCCCCAAATCTTTGGGGGTACATGTTGTGGGCAAGAACCCAAATTGGCCGGATGGTTGGATTAGAGAGAGAATGGGTGGCTGGATGGagagaaagatggtgtttgATTTGTACCTAAAACAAAGagagatttttatgagttttcttatgagtttaaaatgaagaacataaagtaaactaataagaaaaaataagaacaaaagcaaatatgattttt contains:
- the LOC130501250 gene encoding uncharacterized protein LOC130501250, with the translated sequence MQVNQSGADRAEFVKSMHQQVQKTLETKAEKNRVKLNRGRKEVIFQPVNWVWLHMRPKRFPAERKSKLAPRGDGPFRVLEKINDNAYKLELPGEFKVSPTFNISDLAPYLEDDEEVLRTEPSQGGGDVVVTQAEVPQVHKGPTTRSGARNLRNGFTKAIQEMIDQGLKQLLIQEMSGLKIEDPTGSKEVQDQTGPIQFSSIVHNRTGLIISTFDLGSESISNPTNQFASASEI